GTACTCATTAGCACCATTGGTACGGGTGACACTATCAAAGATAAGGGTGGTGAATATAAAAAAACAACCTATTTTATTGAGGGCAAAAAGTACCCAAATGAAAGCTTAACGGCAAGTGCTCTTATAAAACATGCAAATATTGATAAGGTTTTTTTCATTGGGACCAATAAATCCATGTGGGATAATCTATACCTCATCTTTTCTGGACAAGCCATAGATGAGAGCTATCACGACAAGCTTAGTGCAGCAAAAAATGATAATGGTGTTGGTATTGCTGATTTGGAAAAGCTTGAAACCACTATGAATGATTTTTTAGGTAGCAGTGGTTCACGTTGTTTGATTTTGTCGTACGCAAAAAATGACAGTCAAGAGATATGGCAAAATTTTTATACGCTACTCCAAATAAAAGACCATCTTCAACCTGGAGATGAAATATATCTTGACATAACTCACGGGTTTCGTTATATGCCGATGCTTAGTATCTTTTTGATGCAATTTTTGATGGCAAGAGAAGAGAGCAAACTTACGATCAAAGCGGCATATTATGGTATGTTTGGTGAGGCAGTATCTGAAGTGTTGGATTTTAAAATTTTCTTTGACCTCTTGGATTGGGCGCAGGCGATCAAGGAGTTTAAAAAATACTCCAATGCAACTAGTCTAATCGAAGCAATGCACAATTCAAACGTCGATACA
The nucleotide sequence above comes from Sulfurospirillum tamanense. Encoded proteins:
- the csx2 gene encoding TIGR02221 family CRISPR-associated protein encodes the protein VLISTIGTGDTIKDKGGEYKKTTYFIEGKKYPNESLTASALIKHANIDKVFFIGTNKSMWDNLYLIFSGQAIDESYHDKLSAAKNDNGVGIADLEKLETTMNDFLGSSGSRCLILSYAKNDSQEIWQNFYTLLQIKDHLQPGDEIYLDITHGFRYMPMLSIFLMQFLMAREESKLTIKAAYYGMFGEAVSEVLDFKIFFDLLDWAQAIKEFKKYSNATSLIEAMHNSNVDTSVSKLFEQLNRNLQLANLASLWQFFKSAHKKIEHIASSDNKMLSLLSEDLQKLVSRLNKETLSLFQYEIALWFFENKQYALSYLALHEAVVTKACELKYPNKDSEDEALRRIVKNKHIDSPYSEMFLEKKESKKPNYDSISSIRNSIAHQLNDRKDKAYQDIERLDFYLKKFYPYFYSNCD